One segment of Massilia sp. Se16.2.3 DNA contains the following:
- the prsT gene encoding XrtA/PEP-CTERM system TPR-repeat protein PrsT, with amino-acid sequence MSRITSKMKLTTAVVSGALLLSGLAGCNRDQSTASLLAEAKQYQQKGDRKAALIQLKNAVAKSPQDGEARMALGTLYLETGDSVSADKELRKAASLGIPAERTLPLLAQAMQGQGKFKEILAEIKPEMAAKSAPLTALRGDAMLATNDLDGAKAAYEAALALQPNSGAAFTGLARHALLKRDVTAAERYTAEAVEKDPKNADAWMFRGGMLRGMNKPDEALASFDKALALRPYDQNANLEKAYIRINQGKYDLATTEIEAARKIAPNGLLVTYAQALLDYTQGKNAAARESVQKVLKVAPEHLPSILLAGAIELNLDSAQQAQSHLRKYLEADPGNLHARKLLAQALLKGSQPNDAVATLAPALNDSKDPQLLALAGESYMQAHDYNKATTYFEKAAQLAPEAAVVRTSLGLSRLNQGDTAKAIGELERATELDPKSDRALTALVQAELGLKHYDKALAAVGKLEKIKPEDPQTYNLKATVLLSKGDVPAARAAFEKALQVKPIFFPATANLAKLDMMEKKPEAARKRFESLLEKDKKNFGAMSALAELAALDNRPNDATTWLEKAQAENPDAIPPVLKLGSHYLATKQEKKALTLARKFQASNPGNAELLDLLGKAQLATDDGLGALDTYSKLVNVVPKSALAQMRLAEAHEKLKNDAAAAEALKRAVALQPDWCRHAWPRSAWPRAAAAPTRRWQ; translated from the coding sequence ATGTCCCGTATTACCTCCAAGATGAAACTCACCACCGCCGTGGTGTCCGGCGCCCTGCTGCTGTCCGGCTTGGCCGGCTGCAACCGCGACCAGTCGACCGCCAGCCTGCTGGCCGAGGCCAAGCAATACCAACAGAAGGGCGACCGCAAGGCCGCACTGATCCAGCTGAAGAACGCCGTGGCGAAGAGCCCGCAGGATGGCGAGGCGCGCATGGCGCTGGGCACGCTGTATCTGGAAACCGGCGACAGCGTCTCGGCCGACAAGGAGCTGCGCAAGGCGGCCAGCCTCGGCATTCCTGCCGAGCGCACGCTGCCGCTGCTGGCGCAGGCCATGCAGGGACAGGGCAAGTTCAAGGAAATCCTTGCTGAAATCAAACCAGAGATGGCGGCGAAATCGGCGCCCCTGACGGCGCTGCGCGGCGATGCCATGCTCGCCACCAACGATCTCGACGGCGCCAAGGCGGCCTACGAGGCGGCGCTGGCGCTGCAGCCGAACAGCGGCGCCGCCTTCACCGGCCTGGCGCGCCACGCGCTGCTCAAGCGCGACGTGACCGCCGCCGAGCGCTACACCGCCGAGGCGGTGGAAAAAGACCCGAAGAATGCGGACGCCTGGATGTTCCGTGGCGGCATGCTGCGCGGCATGAACAAGCCGGACGAGGCCCTGGCTTCGTTCGACAAGGCGCTGGCACTGCGTCCGTATGACCAGAACGCCAACCTGGAAAAGGCGTATATCCGCATCAACCAAGGCAAGTACGACCTGGCCACGACCGAGATCGAGGCCGCGCGCAAGATCGCGCCGAACGGCCTGCTCGTGACCTATGCCCAGGCCCTCCTCGACTACACGCAGGGCAAGAACGCGGCCGCGCGCGAATCCGTGCAAAAAGTCCTGAAGGTCGCGCCGGAGCACCTGCCGAGCATCCTGCTGGCCGGTGCCATCGAGCTGAACCTGGACTCGGCCCAGCAGGCCCAGTCGCACCTGCGCAAATACCTGGAAGCCGATCCGGGCAACCTGCACGCACGCAAGCTGCTGGCCCAGGCGCTGCTCAAGGGTTCGCAGCCGAACGACGCCGTCGCCACGCTGGCGCCGGCCCTGAACGACAGCAAGGATCCGCAGCTGCTGGCGCTGGCCGGCGAGTCCTACATGCAGGCGCACGATTACAACAAGGCCACCACCTATTTCGAAAAGGCTGCCCAGCTGGCGCCGGAGGCGGCCGTGGTGCGCACCTCGCTCGGCCTGTCGCGCCTGAACCAGGGCGACACCGCCAAGGCCATCGGCGAACTCGAGCGCGCGACCGAACTCGATCCGAAATCGGACCGCGCCCTCACGGCGCTGGTCCAGGCCGAACTCGGCCTGAAGCACTACGACAAGGCCCTGGCCGCGGTCGGCAAGCTGGAAAAAATCAAGCCGGAAGACCCGCAGACCTACAACCTGAAGGCCACCGTCCTGCTGAGCAAGGGCGATGTGCCGGCCGCGCGTGCCGCATTCGAAAAGGCACTGCAGGTGAAACCGATATTCTTCCCGGCGACCGCCAACCTGGCCAAGCTGGACATGATGGAGAAGAAGCCGGAAGCGGCGCGCAAGCGTTTCGAAAGCCTGCTCGAGAAGGACAAGAAGAACTTCGGCGCGATGTCGGCGCTGGCCGAACTGGCTGCGCTGGACAACCGTCCCAACGACGCCACGACCTGGCTCGAGAAGGCCCAGGCCGAGAACCCGGACGCGATCCCGCCGGTGCTGAAGCTCGGTAGCCATTACCTGGCCACCAAGCAGGAAAAGAAGGCGCTGACGCTGGCGCGCAAATTCCAGGCATCGAACCCGGGCAATGCCGAACTGCTCGACCTGCTCGGCAAGGCCCAGCTGGCCACCGACGACGGCCTGGGCGCCCTCGATACCTACAGCAAGCTGGTCAACGTGGTGCCGAAGTCGGCACTGGCGCAGATGCGCCTGGCCGAGGCCCATGAGAAGCTGAAGAACGATGCCGCCGCCGCCGAAGCGCTCAAGCGCGCCGTCGCACTGCAGCCGGACTGGTGCAGGCACGCGTGGCCCAGATCGGCGTGGCCACGCGCCGCGGCCGCACCGACGAGGCGCTGGCAATGA
- a CDS encoding tetratricopeptide repeat protein, producing the protein MAQIGVATRRGRTDEALAMTREVQQQNPKSPIGFLLEADLYRAQKKPELALAAYDKALGVTKSGTILIRSAELLRQMGKNKEAEARVLQFAKANPDDVPVHMYLAESYLAAKEYKPAASVLEEMVKRNPNNGAALNNLAWAYQQLKDPRALATAEQAYKVAPTNAAVLDTLGWMLVEQGNTERGLPLLQKALAGASASPEIRYHVALGLHKSGDKKGARKELETLLAQNRPFPQLEEARSLLKTL; encoded by the coding sequence GTGGCCCAGATCGGCGTGGCCACGCGCCGCGGCCGCACCGACGAGGCGCTGGCAATGACGCGCGAGGTGCAGCAGCAGAATCCGAAGTCGCCCATCGGCTTCCTGCTCGAGGCCGACCTGTATCGCGCACAGAAGAAGCCCGAGCTGGCATTGGCCGCCTACGACAAGGCCCTGGGCGTGACCAAATCGGGCACGATCCTGATCCGCAGCGCCGAACTGCTGCGCCAGATGGGCAAGAACAAGGAAGCGGAGGCGCGCGTACTGCAGTTTGCCAAGGCCAATCCGGACGACGTCCCGGTCCATATGTACCTGGCCGAGTCTTACCTGGCGGCCAAGGAATACAAGCCGGCCGCGAGCGTGCTCGAGGAGATGGTCAAGCGCAACCCGAACAATGGTGCGGCGCTCAACAACCTGGCCTGGGCCTACCAGCAGTTGAAGGATCCACGCGCGCTGGCCACCGCCGAGCAGGCCTACAAGGTCGCGCCGACGAATGCGGCCGTCCTCGATACACTGGGCTGGATGCTGGTCGAACAGGGGAATACGGAGCGTGGTTTGCCGCTGCTGCAAAAAGCATTGGCCGGTGCATCGGCGTCCCCGGAAATCCGCTATCACGTGGCGCTTGGTTTGCATAAATCGGGCGACAAGAAGGGGGCGCGCAAGGAGCTTGAAACCCTGCTCGCCCAGAACCGTCCATTCCCCCAGTTGGAGGAAGCCCGTTCGTTGCTAAAAACCCTGTAA
- a CDS encoding N-acetyltransferase: protein MTNPDDVQGREDRSDEFLSNAHVSEDRDNIASSELEDVIVNQDSYGIRLTDTAKGRNSASMLVNKMYAWRGYAGSHQFSDDPNRITLTATDKGDVVGTLTLGIDSPIGLMADQIFKEELDAHRARGAKLCEFTKLAFDPTVRSKTSLANLFHLAVIYARDIHDCTDIVIEVNPRHRRFYEHMLGFKREGDLKDNPRVNAPAYLLRIELSYVTEQIQKLGGTFSEGMAERSFYPYFFSPREEQGIINRLRRIDEQQVA from the coding sequence ATGACGAATCCCGACGACGTGCAGGGACGTGAAGACCGTTCCGACGAATTCCTATCGAACGCTCATGTTTCGGAAGATCGCGATAATATAGCGAGCTCAGAATTAGAGGATGTTATCGTGAACCAAGATTCATATGGAATCCGGCTTACCGATACGGCGAAAGGACGTAATTCGGCCAGCATGCTGGTCAATAAAATGTATGCCTGGCGCGGCTATGCCGGCTCGCATCAGTTCAGCGACGATCCCAATCGCATTACCCTGACCGCCACCGACAAGGGCGACGTGGTAGGCACCCTGACGCTCGGTATCGATTCCCCCATCGGCCTGATGGCTGACCAGATCTTCAAGGAAGAACTCGACGCGCACCGTGCGCGCGGTGCCAAGCTGTGTGAATTCACCAAGCTGGCGTTCGACCCCACGGTCCGCTCGAAAACCTCGCTGGCCAACCTGTTTCACCTGGCCGTAATTTACGCGCGCGATATCCACGATTGCACCGATATCGTCATCGAAGTCAATCCCCGCCATCGCCGCTTCTACGAGCATATGCTCGGATTCAAGCGCGAAGGCGATTTGAAAGACAATCCGCGCGTGAATGCGCCGGCCTATCTGCTGCGTATCGAGCTGTCGTATGTCACCGAGCAGATTCAAAAACTCGGAGGCACCTTCAGCGAAGGGATGGCCGAACGTTCGTTTTATCCGTATTTTTTCTCCCCGCGCGAAGAGCAAGGTATCATCAACCGCCTGCGCCGCATCGACGAACAGCAAGTCGCATAA
- a CDS encoding ThiF family adenylyltransferase, translating into MTTPFRYEQAFSRNIGWVTRDEQALLRNKRVAIAGGGGVGGVHALTLARLGITKFRIADFDTFDVPNFNRQVGAMVSTLDQPKVEVIRRMLLDINPECEVEVFAEGINDGNLESFLKGADMYVDALDFFAFDIRQKTFALCARLGIPASTVAPLGMGAALLNFLPGQMTFEEYFQWGDLPETDKAVHFVVGLAPAGLHRPYLVVPEAVNFAERRGPSTIMACQLCAGVMGTEALKILLGRGRVLAAPWGIQFDAYRNKLVRTWRPGGNRNPLHRLMIRIGKKQLAKDLAAARAQAGTQPGAA; encoded by the coding sequence ATGACCACTCCTTTTCGCTACGAGCAGGCTTTTTCTCGCAATATTGGCTGGGTAACCCGAGACGAGCAGGCGCTGTTGCGAAACAAGCGGGTCGCCATTGCCGGCGGCGGCGGTGTCGGCGGCGTGCACGCGCTCACGCTGGCACGCCTGGGCATCACGAAATTCCGGATCGCCGACTTCGATACCTTCGACGTTCCCAACTTCAACCGCCAGGTCGGCGCCATGGTGTCGACCCTGGACCAGCCGAAGGTCGAGGTCATCCGCCGCATGCTGCTCGACATCAACCCCGAGTGCGAGGTCGAGGTGTTTGCCGAGGGCATCAACGACGGCAACCTGGAAAGCTTCCTGAAGGGCGCCGACATGTACGTCGACGCGCTCGACTTCTTCGCCTTCGACATCCGCCAGAAGACCTTCGCCCTGTGCGCGCGGCTCGGCATCCCGGCCAGCACCGTGGCGCCGCTGGGCATGGGCGCAGCCCTGCTCAACTTCCTGCCAGGGCAGATGACGTTCGAGGAATATTTCCAGTGGGGCGATCTGCCGGAAACGGACAAGGCCGTGCATTTTGTCGTCGGCCTGGCGCCGGCCGGGCTGCACCGCCCGTATCTGGTGGTACCGGAAGCGGTCAATTTTGCCGAGCGGCGCGGCCCGTCGACCATCATGGCTTGCCAGTTGTGCGCCGGCGTGATGGGCACCGAAGCGCTGAAAATCCTGCTGGGCCGCGGCCGCGTGCTGGCCGCGCCCTGGGGCATCCAGTTCGACGCCTACCGTAACAAACTGGTACGCACCTGGCGGCCGGGCGGCAACAGGAATCCCCTGCACCGCCTGATGATCAGGATCGGCAAGAAGCAACTGGCCAAGGACCTGGCCGCGGCACGGGCACAGGCAGGCACACAACCGGGAGCAGCATGA
- a CDS encoding molybdopterin biosynthesis protein MoeY — MSGPNIAEQILELARWAPSGDNMQTWRFEIAAPEHIVVHAYDTRDHCVYDLDGHPSQIAFGTLLETIAVAASGHGLRADVTRRPEGRDTHPIFDVRLVTDPSVGRSPLIDAITQRTVQRRPMRTTPLTAEHKRLLEATVAPGYALTWLESRDQKWQAARLMFNNAKLRLTMPEAFETHRSIIDWENRKHSPDKVPAGALGVDAMTLHLMKWAMVSWRRMNTVNTLMGTWAPRLQMDLAPGMACAAHFVLKAKQAPKSIDDYVAAGRALQRFWLTMTTLGLYMQPEMTPLIFSKYAREGTRFTARPKLEGAAKALQKQTEALIFNDALHPVYMGRLGYGPAPDARSVRRPLAELMKR, encoded by the coding sequence ATGAGCGGACCGAACATCGCCGAACAGATCCTCGAGCTGGCGCGCTGGGCGCCCAGCGGCGACAACATGCAGACCTGGCGCTTCGAAATCGCCGCGCCCGAGCACATCGTCGTGCATGCCTATGACACGCGCGACCATTGCGTCTACGACCTCGACGGCCATCCGAGCCAGATCGCCTTCGGTACCCTGCTCGAGACGATCGCGGTTGCCGCCAGCGGCCACGGCCTGCGCGCCGATGTCACGCGCCGGCCGGAGGGACGCGACACCCATCCGATCTTCGACGTGCGGCTGGTGACCGACCCGTCCGTCGGGCGCAGCCCGCTGATCGACGCGATCACGCAGCGCACCGTGCAGCGCCGGCCGATGCGCACCACGCCGCTCACGGCCGAACACAAGCGCCTGCTCGAAGCCACCGTCGCACCCGGCTACGCCCTCACCTGGCTGGAAAGCCGCGACCAGAAGTGGCAAGCCGCGCGCCTGATGTTCAACAACGCCAAGCTGCGCCTGACGATGCCGGAGGCTTTCGAGACCCACCGCAGCATCATCGACTGGGAAAACCGCAAGCACAGCCCGGACAAGGTACCGGCCGGCGCGCTCGGGGTCGACGCCATGACCCTGCACCTGATGAAATGGGCGATGGTCAGCTGGCGCCGCATGAATACCGTCAACACCCTGATGGGCACCTGGGCGCCGCGCCTGCAGATGGACCTGGCGCCCGGCATGGCCTGCGCCGCCCACTTCGTGCTCAAGGCAAAGCAGGCACCGAAGTCGATCGACGACTACGTCGCGGCCGGCCGCGCGCTGCAGCGCTTCTGGCTGACCATGACCACCCTCGGCCTCTACATGCAGCCGGAAATGACGCCGCTGATTTTCTCGAAATACGCGCGCGAAGGCACCCGGTTTACGGCTCGCCCCAAGCTGGAGGGCGCGGCGAAAGCCTTGCAGAAACAGACCGAAGCGCTGATCTTCAACGACGCGCTGCACCCGGTGTACATGGGACGCCTGGGCTACGGTCCCGCGCCCGACGCGCGCTCGGTACGGCGCCCGCTGGCGGAGCTGATGAAACGCTGA
- the pepA gene encoding flocculation-associated PEP-CTERM protein PepA has translation MKFLKKMACAAAVAMSFAGAANAEVVLNDWVFNPNGGGFENGQEIGEYLDINGQSFIQLTPTGGNSFSFVEHAVFNIVQADSNGKLFPVNFPGGNITATFEGFGTGTLGSGSTNGSFSFTGGTIRMYQNPTNNQYGGTEGFYGANLGNLIASFDVLAGGGGQVDASGSPIANGQVSVFAKADAGDLAPGYFFRGNGDDLSMESIMSFAFTNANPVNNPNSSGTENLVAEVACQYAGFTGAGCNGSAYANAPGQYFFVSNNGQFKLAEVPEPGSLALFGIAMLGAGVVSRKRAKKA, from the coding sequence ATGAAATTTCTGAAGAAAATGGCTTGCGCCGCTGCTGTTGCAATGTCTTTCGCTGGTGCCGCTAACGCAGAAGTCGTGCTGAACGATTGGGTCTTCAACCCGAACGGCGGCGGCTTCGAAAATGGCCAGGAAATCGGCGAATACCTGGACATCAACGGCCAGTCGTTCATTCAGCTGACCCCGACCGGCGGCAACAGCTTCTCGTTCGTCGAGCACGCTGTGTTCAACATCGTCCAGGCTGACAGCAACGGTAAACTGTTCCCAGTGAACTTCCCAGGCGGCAACATCACCGCAACCTTCGAAGGCTTCGGTACCGGCACCCTGGGCAGCGGCTCGACCAACGGTTCGTTCTCGTTCACCGGCGGCACCATCCGCATGTACCAGAACCCAACCAACAACCAGTACGGCGGCACCGAGGGCTTCTACGGCGCGAACCTGGGCAACCTGATCGCTTCGTTCGACGTGCTGGCTGGCGGCGGCGGCCAGGTCGATGCAAGCGGCAGCCCAATCGCCAACGGTCAAGTGAGCGTGTTCGCCAAGGCTGACGCCGGCGACCTGGCTCCAGGCTACTTCTTCCGCGGCAACGGCGACGACCTGTCGATGGAATCGATCATGTCGTTCGCGTTCACCAACGCTAACCCAGTGAACAACCCGAACAGCAGCGGCACCGAAAACCTGGTCGCTGAAGTTGCTTGCCAATACGCTGGCTTCACCGGCGCCGGCTGCAACGGCTCGGCTTACGCCAACGCTCCTGGCCAGTACTTCTTCGTCTCGAACAACGGTCAGTTCAAACTGGCTGAAGTTCCAGAACCAGGCTCGCTGGCCCTGTTCGGCATCGCCATGCTGGGCGCTGGCGTCGTCAGCCGCAAGCGCGCAAAGAAGGCCTAA
- a CDS encoding GAF domain-containing protein, with amino-acid sequence MEAEREAEREAPARPQDQTAAAPAAVPAEAAADQGLVRLHDLQQFLSSGSLEDNLDGQATQTARMLGADSCSIMLLSSGSGEAPRLRVHARANLAQGKDAPEAVPDAVFASSIGRGEGICGQVLASGRALLVEDIGSSPYALLARRPLAPGRSLMSGPIPIDGRIVGVVNVSGMSFRQADLLLLEVICQFIGKTIQVSQLQRLLDSRFAQLALAREAEAEGAARTVYRNPEEAARILARSFYRELTRAGFDVPQIVRAASELIGQLNNKLHQEK; translated from the coding sequence ATGGAAGCAGAACGGGAAGCAGAGCGGGAAGCACCAGCCAGGCCGCAGGACCAAACAGCGGCGGCACCGGCCGCAGTCCCGGCCGAAGCAGCAGCCGACCAGGGTTTGGTGCGCCTGCACGACCTGCAGCAGTTTCTTTCCAGCGGCAGCCTCGAAGACAATCTTGACGGCCAGGCGACCCAGACCGCCCGCATGCTCGGTGCCGACAGCTGCTCGATCATGCTGCTCAGTAGTGGCAGCGGCGAGGCACCGCGCCTGCGCGTCCATGCGCGTGCCAACCTCGCGCAGGGAAAGGATGCGCCGGAAGCGGTTCCGGATGCGGTGTTCGCATCGAGCATCGGCCGCGGCGAGGGCATTTGCGGCCAGGTGCTCGCCAGCGGGCGCGCGCTGCTGGTGGAAGACATCGGCAGTTCCCCCTACGCCCTGCTGGCGCGGCGGCCGCTGGCACCGGGGCGCAGCCTGATGTCGGGACCGATTCCGATCGATGGCCGTATCGTCGGCGTCGTGAATGTGTCCGGCATGTCCTTCCGCCAGGCCGACCTGCTGCTGCTGGAGGTGATCTGCCAGTTCATCGGCAAGACCATCCAGGTATCCCAGTTGCAGCGCCTGCTCGACTCGCGTTTCGCCCAGCTGGCCCTGGCGCGTGAAGCCGAGGCCGAGGGTGCGGCGCGCACCGTGTACCGGAATCCCGAAGAGGCGGCCCGGATCCTGGCGCGCTCGTTCTACCGCGAACTCACCCGTGCCGGCTTCGACGTGCCGCAAATCGTACGCGCAGCGAGCGAGTTAATCGGGCAATTGAATAACAAATTGCACCAAGAAAAGTAA